One part of the uncultured Fusobacterium sp. genome encodes these proteins:
- the rlmB gene encoding 23S rRNA (guanosine(2251)-2'-O)-methyltransferase RlmB, whose amino-acid sequence MERIIGVNPVIEVLQNKEKNIEKIEIFKGNKDEKLNKIRRLASERNIKIFYTEKRIENSQGVAAYISEYDYYVDFGEFLEKIAPMENSIVLVLDEIQDPRNFGALIRSAEVFGVKGIIIPERNAVRINETVVKTSTGAIEYVDIVKVTNISEALNKLKKLDYWVYGAEGEGSKDYSKEKYPSRTALVLGSEGNGIRKKVKETCDVLIKIPMYGKINSLNVSVAGGIILSEIVKSFN is encoded by the coding sequence ATGGAGAGAATTATAGGGGTAAATCCTGTAATAGAAGTATTACAAAATAAAGAGAAAAATATAGAGAAGATAGAGATATTTAAAGGGAATAAAGATGAAAAACTTAATAAGATAAGAAGATTGGCATCTGAAAGAAATATTAAAATATTCTATACTGAAAAGAGAATAGAAAACTCTCAAGGAGTAGCAGCATATATAAGTGAGTATGATTATTATGTAGATTTTGGAGAATTTTTAGAAAAAATTGCTCCTATGGAAAATTCAATAGTGTTAGTTTTAGATGAGATTCAAGATCCTAGAAACTTTGGAGCATTAATAAGAAGTGCTGAAGTTTTTGGAGTTAAAGGTATAATTATTCCTGAAAGAAATGCAGTTAGAATAAATGAAACAGTGGTAAAAACTTCTACTGGAGCTATTGAATATGTTGATATAGTAAAAGTAACTAATATTTCTGAAGCTTTAAATAAACTTAAAAAATTAGATTATTGGGTTTATGGAGCAGAGGGAGAAGGAAGTAAAGATTATTCTAAAGAAAAATATCCAAGCAGAACAGCTCTTGTACTAGGTAGTGAAGGAAATGGAATAAGAAAGAAAGTTAAAGAAACTTGTGATGTCCTTATAAAAATACCTATGTATGGAAAGATAAACTCTTTAAATGTATCAGTTGCTGGAGGAATAATTCTTTCTGAAATAGTTAAATCATTTAACTAA
- a CDS encoding sigma-70 family RNA polymerase sigma factor, with protein sequence MELVTDEVINKAQSGDQEAINLILQEYKNYIYLNVKNYFIVGAEQEDLLQEGTIGLLKALKAYKKGKSSFKTFAMICIRSQIITAIKASNTQKNTALNLASGNCIENDGGKEIEYNKGLKSYISYDPEEIFLTKEKLNDFKTFVNKNFSSFEKEVFKYMIKGYSYREIAEELQKSPKTIDNSFQRIKRKSEVWINEYQENKI encoded by the coding sequence ATGGAATTAGTAACTGATGAAGTGATAAATAAAGCACAATCAGGAGATCAAGAGGCGATTAACCTTATTTTACAAGAGTATAAAAACTATATTTATCTAAATGTAAAAAACTATTTTATAGTTGGAGCAGAACAAGAAGATCTTTTACAAGAGGGAACTATTGGACTTTTAAAAGCATTAAAAGCATATAAGAAAGGAAAGTCTTCTTTTAAAACTTTTGCAATGATATGTATTAGAAGTCAGATAATAACAGCTATTAAAGCTTCAAATACGCAAAAAAATACAGCTCTTAATCTAGCATCAGGAAATTGTATAGAAAATGATGGGGGAAAAGAGATTGAATATAACAAGGGACTTAAATCATATATTAGTTATGATCCTGAAGAGATTTTTTTAACAAAAGAGAAATTAAATGACTTTAAAACTTTTGTGAATAAGAATTTTAGTTCCTTTGAAAAAGAAGTTTTTAAATATATGATAAAGGGATATTCATATCGTGAGATTGCTGAGGAGTTACAAAAATCTCCAAAAACTATTGATAATAGTTTTCAAAGGATAAAAAGAAAAAGTGAAGTTTGGATAAATGAGTATCAAGAAAATAAAATATAG
- the leuS gene encoding leucine--tRNA ligase, with protein sequence MREYDFKEVEAKWQGKWENENIFKTENKVDGKENYYVLEMLPYPSGKLHVGHARNYTIGDVIARYKRMKGYNVLHPMGWDSFGLPAENAAIQHGAHPSIWTKSNIENMKRQLKKLGFSYDWEREIASYTPEYYRWNQWIFKRLYEKGLIYKKKSLVNWCPECNTVLANEQVEDGMCWRHSKTPVIQKELEQWFFKITDYADELLEGHKEIKDGWPEKVLTMQKNWIGKSYGTEIVFTVAETGEDLPMFTTRIDTIFGVSYCVVAPEHPIVDEILKVNPEIKTAVQEMKNTDLIERSAEGREKRGVFTGWHVINPVTKEKVQLWIADYVLMNYGTGAVMAVPTHDDRDFAFAKKYNLPLKVVINPVDKETKQEIALNPAEMTAAFTEVGVMTNSGEFNGISSKKALTDIAVYVEEHGYGKRTVKYRLKDWGVSRQRYWGTPIPALYCEKCGTVMEKDENLPVMLPEDVQFSGNGNPIETSEKFKHAVCPVCGGPARRDTDTMDTFVDSSWYFLRYCDPKNTDLPFAKEAVDAWAPVDQYIGGIEHAVMHLLYARFFHKVLRDLGLHSSNEPFKRLLTQGMVLGPSYYSANENKFLFAEDVEIKGEKAYSKATGEELAVKVEKMSKSKNNGVDPEEMIDKYGADTTRLFIMFAAPPEKELEWNENGLAGAYRFLTKIWRLVVEHKENMEFGEIDLNAVSREDKALIIKLNQTIKKVTESIEDDYHFNTSIAATMELINETQDFKVNVLEGGKATSESKKIFGEVVKNIVVMLSPFTPHFCDELWEEMGNTGYLFNEAWPEYKEELTKSSDVVIAVQVNGKVRGTVEVPRGTAKEEVEKAALEIENVKKHMEGKTLMKVIVVPEKIVNIVVK encoded by the coding sequence TTGAGAGAGTACGATTTTAAAGAAGTAGAAGCCAAGTGGCAAGGTAAATGGGAAAACGAAAATATATTCAAGACAGAAAATAAAGTTGATGGAAAAGAAAACTATTATGTTCTTGAAATGTTACCATACCCTTCTGGAAAACTTCATGTAGGTCATGCTAGAAACTATACTATAGGTGACGTTATAGCTAGATATAAAAGAATGAAAGGATACAATGTTCTTCATCCAATGGGATGGGACTCTTTTGGATTACCAGCAGAAAATGCTGCTATTCAACATGGAGCACACCCTTCTATCTGGACAAAATCAAATATAGAAAATATGAAAAGACAATTAAAAAAACTAGGATTTTCATATGACTGGGAAAGAGAGATAGCTTCATACACTCCAGAATATTACAGATGGAACCAATGGATATTTAAAAGACTTTATGAAAAAGGATTAATATATAAAAAGAAATCATTAGTAAACTGGTGTCCAGAATGTAATACAGTTCTTGCTAATGAACAAGTTGAAGATGGAATGTGCTGGAGACATAGTAAAACTCCGGTAATTCAAAAAGAGCTAGAACAATGGTTCTTTAAAATAACTGATTATGCAGATGAATTATTAGAAGGGCATAAAGAGATTAAAGATGGATGGCCAGAAAAAGTTCTTACAATGCAAAAGAACTGGATAGGAAAATCTTATGGAACAGAGATAGTATTTACAGTTGCTGAAACTGGTGAAGATTTACCTATGTTTACAACAAGAATAGATACTATATTTGGAGTTTCATACTGTGTTGTTGCACCAGAGCATCCAATTGTTGATGAGATTTTAAAAGTAAATCCAGAAATTAAAACAGCAGTACAAGAGATGAAAAATACTGACTTGATAGAAAGATCAGCAGAAGGAAGAGAAAAGAGAGGGGTATTTACAGGTTGGCATGTAATTAATCCAGTTACAAAAGAAAAAGTTCAATTATGGATAGCTGACTATGTACTTATGAACTATGGTACTGGAGCAGTAATGGCAGTTCCTACACATGATGATAGAGACTTTGCTTTTGCTAAAAAATATAATTTACCATTAAAAGTTGTAATCAATCCAGTAGATAAAGAAACTAAACAAGAAATAGCTTTAAATCCAGCAGAGATGACAGCAGCTTTCACAGAGGTTGGAGTAATGACAAACTCTGGAGAATTCAATGGAATCTCATCTAAAAAGGCTCTTACAGATATAGCTGTATATGTTGAAGAGCATGGATATGGAAAAAGAACTGTAAAATATAGGTTAAAAGATTGGGGAGTTTCAAGACAAAGATATTGGGGAACTCCAATTCCAGCATTATATTGTGAAAAATGTGGAACAGTAATGGAAAAAGATGAAAACTTACCAGTAATGTTACCAGAAGATGTACAATTCTCAGGAAATGGAAATCCAATAGAAACTTCAGAAAAATTCAAACATGCAGTTTGTCCAGTATGTGGTGGACCAGCAAGAAGAGATACAGATACTATGGATACATTTGTTGATTCATCTTGGTATTTCTTAAGATATTGTGATCCTAAAAATACAGATCTACCATTTGCAAAAGAAGCAGTAGATGCATGGGCACCAGTAGATCAATATATTGGAGGAATAGAACATGCTGTAATGCACCTTCTATATGCTAGATTCTTCCATAAAGTGTTAAGAGATTTAGGACTTCATTCTTCAAATGAACCATTTAAAAGATTATTAACTCAAGGAATGGTATTAGGACCATCATATTACTCAGCTAATGAAAACAAGTTCCTTTTTGCTGAAGATGTAGAGATAAAAGGGGAAAAGGCATATTCTAAAGCAACAGGAGAAGAATTAGCAGTAAAAGTAGAAAAAATGTCTAAATCTAAAAATAATGGAGTAGATCCAGAAGAGATGATAGATAAATATGGAGCTGATACAACAAGACTATTTATAATGTTTGCAGCACCACCTGAAAAAGAACTTGAATGGAATGAAAATGGACTTGCAGGAGCTTACAGATTCTTAACTAAAATCTGGAGACTTGTAGTTGAACATAAAGAAAATATGGAGTTTGGAGAAATTGATCTAAATGCTGTAAGTAGAGAGGATAAAGCATTAATAATCAAACTTAATCAAACTATTAAAAAAGTAACAGAATCAATAGAAGATGACTATCACTTTAATACTTCAATAGCTGCTACAATGGAGCTTATCAATGAAACTCAAGATTTCAAAGTTAATGTATTAGAAGGAGGAAAAGCAACTTCTGAATCTAAAAAAATATTTGGAGAAGTAGTTAAAAATATAGTAGTTATGCTATCACCATTTACTCCACACTTCTGTGATGAATTATGGGAAGAAATGGGAAATACTGGATATTTATTCAATGAAGCATGGCCAGAATACAAAGAGGAATTAACTAAATCTTCAGATGTTGTAATTGCTGTTCAAGTTAATGGAAAAGTTAGAGGAACAGTTGAAGTTCCAAGAGGAACAGCTAAAGAGGAAGTTGAAAAAGCTGCTCTTGAAATAGAAAATGTTAAGAAACATATGGAAGGAAAAACTTTAATGAAAGTTATAGTTGTTCCTGAAAAAATAGTAAATATAGTAGTTAAATAA
- the murA gene encoding UDP-N-acetylglucosamine 1-carboxyvinyltransferase — translation MVEAFKVTGGKEISGVLEVEGAKNAALPIMIATLIEKGTYILKNVPNLMDIRTLVKLLESLGLKIEKLDNHTYKIVNEGLTNLVAGYELVKKMRASFLVMGAMLAHEKRAKVSLPGGCAIGARPVDLHLKGFESLGVKLNIDHGYVDAVADELKGGVIVLDFPSVGATENIVMAAVKAKGTTILENAAREPEIEDLCNFLNDMGAKISGVGTSKLVIEGVEKLYPCEHTIIPDRIVAGTFIIASVMFDGKIEVRGVVKEHIGSFLMKLDEMGVKFQIDGNNLKVLSKLSDLKPVKVTTMPHPGFPTDLQSPIMTLMCLINGTSEVKETVFENRFMHVPELNRMGAKIDINSNAATINGVENFSSAEVMASDLRAGACLILAALKAEGVSIVNRIYHVDRGYENLELKLKELGADIERIKTEI, via the coding sequence ATGGTAGAAGCATTTAAGGTAACAGGTGGAAAAGAGATTTCAGGAGTATTAGAGGTAGAGGGAGCAAAAAATGCAGCTTTGCCAATAATGATTGCAACTCTTATTGAGAAGGGAACTTATATTTTAAAGAATGTTCCTAATTTGATGGATATAAGAACTTTAGTAAAGCTATTAGAAAGTTTAGGATTAAAAATAGAAAAATTAGATAATCATACATATAAAATTGTAAATGAGGGATTAACTAATCTAGTAGCAGGATATGAGCTTGTGAAAAAAATGAGAGCATCATTTTTAGTAATGGGAGCTATGTTAGCTCATGAAAAGAGAGCTAAGGTTTCTTTACCAGGAGGTTGTGCAATAGGAGCGAGACCTGTTGACTTACATTTAAAAGGTTTTGAATCTTTAGGAGTAAAATTAAATATAGATCATGGTTATGTAGATGCAGTTGCAGATGAGCTTAAAGGTGGAGTAATTGTTTTAGATTTTCCTAGTGTTGGAGCTACAGAAAATATAGTGATGGCAGCAGTAAAAGCTAAAGGAACTACTATTCTTGAAAATGCTGCAAGAGAACCTGAGATAGAGGACCTATGTAATTTCTTAAATGATATGGGAGCAAAAATTTCAGGAGTAGGAACAAGTAAATTAGTAATAGAGGGAGTAGAAAAGCTATATCCATGTGAACATACAATTATTCCAGATAGAATTGTTGCAGGAACTTTTATTATAGCATCTGTTATGTTTGATGGAAAAATTGAAGTTAGAGGAGTGGTTAAAGAGCATATAGGAAGTTTCTTGATGAAATTAGATGAGATGGGAGTTAAATTCCAAATAGATGGAAATAATCTAAAAGTTTTATCTAAGCTTTCAGATCTGAAACCTGTTAAAGTAACAACAATGCCTCACCCTGGATTCCCAACAGATTTACAATCACCAATAATGACTTTAATGTGCTTAATTAATGGAACAAGCGAAGTAAAAGAAACTGTTTTTGAAAATAGATTTATGCATGTGCCAGAACTAAATAGAATGGGAGCTAAGATAGATATTAATAGTAATGCAGCAACAATTAATGGTGTAGAGAATTTTTCATCAGCTGAAGTAATGGCAAGTGATTTAAGAGCTGGAGCATGTTTAATTTTAGCTGCTTTAAAAGCTGAAGGAGTAAGTATTGTAAATAGAATTTATCATGTTGATAGAGGATATGAAAATTTAGAGTTAAAATTAAAAGAACTTGGTGCAGATATAGAAAGAATAAAAACTGAAATTTAA
- a CDS encoding carboxypeptidase-like regulatory domain-containing protein has product MYKIKIALFFFILSILSFSKEFTIHFNIPSGNIRYYKTSDKTFKTFDFYNSKATFNLDEEIYTFLFFNREYAPIIKEIDVKNIPNEIYIEFSKKEDIIINGVIKSKDNNIGGSEIQFIDNLNRGYSTTSDYLGNFQIKLPKGNYKININKFGYTTKKNNPLIYEFTSSAKPYNLTINLDKIPSFVEGRIIDEKRNPIINAQVTIKNGAETFYLKTDEYGKFKKEVSSGIVTLICTKPGFFTNGSVRKIESNSSIPNLEIVLTKTKFNIQGIVTDGVKALPKILITIHDEDINKITSVTSDENGYYEFANIEGDKEVFISVNDPKYKRLKTDLFRLDKNISNFNLILEEK; this is encoded by the coding sequence ATGTATAAAATTAAGATAGCTTTATTTTTCTTTATTTTGTCAATTTTATCTTTTTCAAAAGAATTTACAATACATTTTAATATCCCTAGTGGAAATATTAGATATTATAAAACTAGTGACAAAACTTTTAAAACCTTTGATTTTTATAATTCAAAAGCAACTTTTAACCTCGATGAAGAGATCTATACATTTCTATTTTTTAATAGGGAGTATGCCCCTATTATAAAAGAGATAGATGTAAAAAATATCCCTAATGAAATTTATATTGAATTTTCTAAAAAAGAAGATATTATTATTAATGGAGTTATAAAATCTAAGGACAATAATATTGGTGGAAGTGAGATACAATTTATTGACAACTTAAATAGAGGTTATTCAACTACTTCAGATTATCTAGGTAATTTTCAGATAAAGCTTCCTAAAGGAAATTATAAAATCAATATAAATAAATTTGGATATACAACTAAAAAAAATAATCCTTTAATTTATGAGTTTACATCTTCAGCTAAACCTTATAACCTAACTATAAATTTAGATAAAATACCTAGTTTTGTTGAGGGTCGTATAATTGATGAAAAGAGAAACCCTATTATCAATGCTCAAGTAACTATAAAAAATGGTGCTGAAACTTTCTACTTAAAAACTGATGAATATGGAAAATTTAAAAAAGAGGTTAGTTCAGGGATAGTAACTTTAATTTGTACTAAGCCAGGATTTTTTACAAATGGTAGTGTTAGAAAAATAGAGAGTAACTCATCTATACCAAATTTAGAAATTGTTTTAACTAAAACTAAATTTAATATTCAAGGGATTGTTACTGATGGAGTAAAAGCCCTTCCTAAAATTTTAATTACTATACATGATGAAGATATTAATAAGATAACTTCTGTTACTTCAGATGAAAATGGATATTATGAATTTGCAAATATTGAAGGGGATAAGGAGGTTTTTATCTCTGTAAACGATCCTAAATATAAAAGATTAAAAACAGATCTATTTAGACTTGATAAAAATATCAGTAATTTTAATCTAATATTAGAAGAAAAATAA
- a CDS encoding DUF1694 domain-containing protein: MNDNIIDKPNAAKLNFLKATAERSFYLDEFKENIILALTDKQIMSGIIYQEVIVEMKKETTARVKMRRDIPLKSLQPYIMAAEKIGLQYTLVDALDTQGDIGLVVVSKEAFDDDKRQIVVEDLEEKFEKVGLNKEYIRKLGAKLCKKHYKLLVEKMPTYKDQFEELTLFDRLFGKECPICKVEREKN, from the coding sequence ATGAATGATAACATTATTGATAAACCTAATGCGGCAAAATTGAATTTTTTAAAAGCAACAGCTGAAAGAAGTTTTTATCTTGATGAGTTTAAAGAAAATATTATACTTGCATTGACAGATAAACAAATAATGTCTGGAATTATCTATCAAGAAGTAATAGTTGAGATGAAAAAAGAAACAACAGCAAGGGTTAAAATGAGAAGGGATATCCCTTTAAAATCTTTACAACCATACATAATGGCTGCTGAAAAAATAGGATTGCAATATACTCTGGTAGATGCATTAGATACTCAGGGAGATATTGGGCTTGTAGTAGTTTCAAAAGAGGCGTTTGATGATGATAAGAGACAAATAGTGGTAGAAGATTTAGAAGAAAAATTTGAAAAAGTAGGTTTGAATAAAGAGTATATAAGAAAGTTGGGAGCTAAACTTTGCAAGAAGCATTATAAGTTACTTGTAGAAAAGATGCCAACATATAAAGATCAATTTGAAGAACTTACATTATTTGATAGATTATTTGGAAAAGAGTGTCCAATATGTAAAGTAGAAAGGGAGAAAAACTAA